The Micropterus dolomieu isolate WLL.071019.BEF.003 ecotype Adirondacks linkage group LG20, ASM2129224v1, whole genome shotgun sequence genome has a segment encoding these proteins:
- the dhcr7 gene encoding 7-dehydrocholesterol reductase, which yields MEATRRRTQHSHNGKTSEQREQTAQWGRAWEVDWFSLISVIGLLCFAPFIVFYFVMACDQYQCSISQPLFDLCRGEATLLSIWARAPSFTWSAATIYAIWVVFQGFLYMCVPDVTHKFIPGYVGGVQDGALTPAGLINKYEINGLQAWLITHALWFANAHYFHWFSPTIIFDNWIPLMWCANILGYAVATFAFIKAYFFPTNSEDCKFTGNIFYNYMMGIEFNPRIGKWFDFKLFFNGRPGIVAWTLINLSYMAKQQDLYGHVTNSMILVNVLQAIYVLDFFWNEAWYLKTIDICHDHFGWYLGWGDCVWLPYLYTLQGLYLVYHPVQLSDAHALAVLLLGLVGYYIFRSTNHQKDLFRRTEGSCSIWGRKPTYIECSYRSADGGVHRSKLLTSGFWGVARHFNYTGDLMGSLAYCAACGFGHILPYFYIVYITILLVHRCVRDEHRCSSKYGKDWKRYTDAVPYRLIPGVF from the exons ATGGAGGCAACACGGAGACGAACCCAGCACAGTCACAATGGGAAGACATCTGAACAGAGGGAGCAGACAGCACAGTGGGGGAGAGCATG GGAAGTGGACTGGTTCTCCCTGATCAGCGTGATTGGCCTCCTTTGCTTTGCCCCTTTCATTGTCTTCTACTTTGTGATGGCCTGCGATCAGTACCAGTGCTCCATCAGCCAGCCTCTGTTTGATTTGTGCAGAGGAGAGGCCACGCTGCTCTCCATCTGGGCTCGGGCACCCTCCTTCACCTGGTCAGCTGCCACGATATATGCCATCTGGGTGGTCTTCCAG GGGTTCCTGTACATGTGTGTTCCTGATGTCACTCATAAGTTTATTCCTGGCTATGTTGGTGGAGTGCAGGACGGAGCACTGACCCCTGCTG GCCTGATTAACAAGTATGAGATCAACGGGCTGCAGGCTTGGTTGATCACCCATGCTCTGTGGTTTGCCAATGCCCACTATTTCCACTGGTTTTCTCCCACCATCATCTTCGACAACTGGATCCCCCTGATGTGGTGTGCTAACATACTGGGATATGCTGTGGCCACCTTTGCTTTCATAAAGGCCTACTTTTTCCCCACAAACTCCGAAGACTG CAAGTTCACAGGGAACATCTTCTACAACTACATGATGGGCATCGAGTTCAACCCACGCATCGGCAAGTGGTTTGACTTCAAGCTATTCTTCAATGGCCGGCCCGGCATTGTAGCCTGGACTCTTATCAATCTGTCCTACATGGCCAAGCAGCAGGACCTGTACGGACATGTCACCAACTCCATGATCCTGGTCAACGTACTGCAG GCCATTTATGTGTTGGATTTCTTCTGGAATGAAGCGTGGTACCTGAAGACCATTGATATCTGCCATGACCACTTTGGATGGTACCTGGGCTGGGGAGACTGTGTCTGGCTGCCGTACCTCtacacactgcag GGTCTGTACCTAGTGTACCACCCAGTCCAGCTCTCAGACGCCCACGCCCTGGCCGTACTGTTGCTCGGCCTTGTTGGATATTACATCTTCCGCTCCACCAACCACCAGAAGGATTTGTTTCGGCGCACCGAGGGCTCCTGCTCCATCTGGGGCCGTAAGCCAACATACATTGAGTGCTCGTACCGCTCCGCTGATGGTGGCGTCCACCGCAGTAAGCTCCTGACCTCGGGTTTCTGGGGAGTGGCCCGACACTTCAACTACACCGGTGACCTGATGGGTTCACTGGCATACTGCGCCGCCTGTGGCTTCGGCCACATACTCCCGTACTTCTACATTGTTTACATAACCATCCTGCTCGTCCACCGCTGTGTGCGCGATGAGCACCGCTGCAGCAGCAAGTACGGCAAGGACTGGAAACGCTACACAGATGCGGTGCCTTACCGGCTAATTCCTGGGGTGTTTTAG